In Papaver somniferum cultivar HN1 chromosome 1, ASM357369v1, whole genome shotgun sequence, a genomic segment contains:
- the LOC113309772 gene encoding protein MAINTENANCE OF MERISTEMS-like has product MGGKVLFGYPGSWAHCISETIDHKDVACLFRHQSSFKKMELWPLEGECARVRDLVQNSGLYNAVLNSVIAYDKVAVSSFCERYHAEVDTFQLPFGEMAITPDDAEQILGLQVEGKSTGEKFKKRPSWEDIYTWTKNLFGWDSEKTNCLFEKVPKYPKKEFKLVDIMNMFSGTEKKEKEGGLSDMECRYAAAGYLLYVLASVIFPDSKGNRVSANLLQLLDPWEDVSKYSWGTAIIAHLNGQLSQGSRKLTSQINGNLALIQVWIYDHFPSLIKDNEDVELNPQWSKGSPTGTKYLFTGSQDREQTDALI; this is encoded by the exons ATGGGGggcaaagttctatttggatatcctGGATCGTGGGCTCATTGCATTAGTGAGACAATC gatcataaggatgTCGCATGTCTTTTCCGGCACCAATCTTCTTTCAAGAAAATGGAGTTGTGGCCGCTAgaaggtgaatgtgcaagagtTAGAGATTTGGTTCAAAACTCAGGTTTGTACAATGCCGTTCTGAACTCTGTGATTGCGTATGACAAGGTCGCAGTATCTAGTTTCTGTGAAAGGTATCACGCTGAAGTCGACACATTCCAActtccttttggtgagatggcgataactcctgATGACGCAGAACAGATATTAGGGTTGCAGGTCGAAGGCAAATCAACCGGTGAGAAGTTCAAGAAAAGGCCTAGTTGGGAAGACATCTATACATGGACCAAGAACTTGTTTGGCTGGGATTCCGAGAAGACTAATTGTCTTTTCGAGAAGGTACCTAAGTAcccgaagaaagagttcaaacttgTAGATATTATGAACATGTTTTCTGGGacagaaaagaaggaaaaggaaggaGGTCTTTCTGATATGGAATGTCGCTATGCGGCGGCTGGGTatttgttgtatgtccttgcGTCGGTTATATTTCCTGACAGCAAAGGTAACCGGGTGAGCGCCAACCTTCTTCAGCTTTTGGATCCCTGGGAAGATGTGAGCAAGTACTCTTGGGGGACTGCCATAATTGCACACCTGAATGGTCAGCTTTCTCAGGGATCTCGCAAACTAACTTCTCAAATTAATGGGAATTTGGCTCTAATCCAG GTGTGGATTTATGATCATTTCCCATCACTGATCAAAGATAACGAAGATGTGGAACTCAACCCACAATGGAGCAAAGGTAGTCCAACGGGAACCAAATACTTGTTCACTGGTTCTCAAGATAGGGAACAAACTGATGCGTTGATATAA